CCGGTCTCGAGTTCGAGCACGACTTCGAGAACCGGTACTCCCCGGCGGGTTCGTACGCCGAACCATCACACGTATCCCGTTCGGCTCCCTTATGCTCGGATAACGCATACGACGTATTATGAGCATTACAGAACACGAACTCCAGATCAAACTCGAGGGAATCGAAGATCCGGATATCGGCGAGGACATCGTCTCACTCGGCCTGGTCAACGACGTCCGAATCGAGGACGAGACCGCCCGAATCGACCTCGCGTTCAACGCCCCGTACGCGCCCTCCGAGATGGAACTGGGCAACCGAATCCGCGAAGTCTGTGACGAGGCGGGCCTTCAGGCGGACCTGCGCGCACACGTCGGCGAAGAACACGGCTTCGACGACGAGGTGTTGCCGCGGGTTCGCAACGTCATCGCCGTCGCCTCCGGGAAGGGTGGCGTCGGCAAGACGACGGTCGCCGCGAACATCGCATCGGGTCTCGAAAAACGCGGGGCGATGGTCGGCCTGCTCGACGCCGACATTCACGGGCCGAACATCCCGCGAATCCTGCCGGTCGAGAGCGAACCCGGCGTGACGCCCAACGAAGACATCGTCCCGCCCCGTTCGGACGGCGTCCGGGTCATTAGCATGGGAATGATGACGGAACAGGAGGACGATCCGGCGATCCTGCGCGGTCCGATGGTCAACAAGTTCATGCTGAAGTTCTTGGAGGGCGTCGAGTGGGGTCGACTGGACTACCTCATCATCGACCTCCCGCCGGGGACGGGTGATGCGACGCTGAACCTCTTACAGTCGATGCCGGTGACCGGTGCGGTCGTCGTCACGACGCCCCAGGAGATGGCGCTCGACGACACCCGCAAGGGGATTCAGATGTTCAACAAACACGACACGCCGGTGCTCGGCGTCGTCGAGAACATGAGTTCGTTCGTCTGTCCGTCCTGTGGCGACCAGCACGGCCTGTTCGGCACCGAAGGGGCGAAGACGATCGTCGACAAGTACGACGTCCCGCTGCTCGGCCAGATCCCGATCCACCCCGACTTCGGTGCGGAGGGCAGCGAGGGGGCGATCGTCAAGGACGACGAGAGCGAGGTCCAGGAGACCGTCGAGAACCTCGTCGCGGAGGTCTCCGACCGCATCGGCGAAACCAACCGCCGCACGGTCGCCGACAACGTCGAGGGCGGCCCGGAGAACCAGCTCCCAACCGAACTCGAGGACTAACGGCCCCTATCGCGTCGGTTCGAGCGGCGCAGTGGACCGAGAGTATCGGGCGACGGCACTCAGGGCTCTTCTTCGACTTCCCACTCGAGGGTCACCGTAATCTCTTCGCGCGGACCGCCGAGCATCGGTGATCGCTCCTGTACCTCGATGCCGTACTCGAGTTCCGGCGCGGGCGACAGTTTAAGCATCTTGTTGCCGACACGGACTTCGGCAACACCGCCGCTTCGGATCTCCTGTGCGAGCTCCTGTACCAGATCCGCTGCCTCTTCCCGCGAGACCTTCTCTTCGGTGTTCGTTTTCTCTCCCATAGCAAAACGACCACCGAACGAACATAAATAGGTTGGCCGGGAATCGGCAGGCACGACTTTGGTGACGGCCGTTTGCGGCCAGAGCTACCAGATCTCGAGACGGAGTCGAGTCGACAGGAACGAACGAAGCGACGGCGTCGGCAACTCAGGGTGCTGTCGGCGGCTCCGGATCGTCCTCGAGCAGCGAGCGGACGTACTTCGTCACGTGGTCGTCGATTCGGCGCTTGTAGCCGGCCTGTCGGGCGAGGCGGTCGAGTTCGCGAGCGACGAGGCTACCGTACTGGACAGCCTTCTTCTCGCGGGAGGCGACCTCCTCGGGGAGGGAGTCTGCGGCGACGCGACGGAGCGCGCGTTTGCGCTCGGTCTCGTCGGCCAGCAGTTCGTCGGGCAGGCGGAGCGCGGCATCGACGACGGTGTCGTGGAGGAGGGGAGCGACCGGCTCGAGACCGGTCGCTTCGATCGCGTGGACGTCCCGCGGAAGCTGCTCGGAGAGCGTCGCGATCTGTTCGCGGACGGCCTCGCGGGTCGTCTCCGCTTCGACGCGGTGGTCGAGACGGACGACCTTCTCGTAGCCGCCGAACAGTTCGTCGGCACCCTGGCCCACCGCCAGCGCGTCGAAGCCGTCGGCGGCGATGCGCTCCCCGACGAGATATAGGGGGAGGGCGATCTGAATGTCCATCGCGTTCGTACGGCCGGTCGCGCGAGCGAGGTCCGGCACCGCTCCCTCGAGGTCGGCCGGCTCGAGATCGACGACGGTCAACTCCCGCCCCATCGCCTCGGCGGCCGTCCGCGCGGCCTCGATGTCGTGGCAGTCGGGGAAACCGACGACGTACAGGGGGGCGTCGAGTAACTCGGCGACCAGCGCCGAGTCGACGCCACCCGAGAAGGCGACGGCGATATCGCGGTCGGTGTCGAGCGCGTCGTCGGCCGCGGTTTCGATCGCCGCGGCGAGTTGCTCGAGTGCGGCGTCGTGGTTCGTCTCCGGCTCGGGATCGGGGAGCGTCCAGCGACGTTCTGGTTCGGCGTCGGGGATCGTCAGGTCGAGCGCGTTCCCGGCGGGGAGGAGTGTCGGGTTCTCGAGGGACGTCGGTTCGAATGCCCAGTCGGCGGCTGGTGTGTTACTATCTCTCTCGCGGTCGACGTACACGGGCACGCGGCCGAGTACGTCGCGGACAAGCGTGCCGTCGAGTTCGCCGGCGAAACCGGTCGTTCCCGGCAGCGGATCGCCGCTCTCGAGGGCGTCGCGAATGATGTCGGGGTCGGCGCCGCGAAGCATCATTGGAAGAGCCCCAGCACGCCGTTTCGTACGCGGCGGGTGACACCTCCTGCAGCCTGTCGGAAGCTGATATGCCACGGCGTTCGTTTGCCCTCGACGGTGGTCTTCCCCTCGCGAACCGCCTCGAGAATGGCGTCGGCGGAGCGGTCGTCCGCCTCGACGCGGGTGACAGCCTGACCGACCATTTCGCTAATGTGGGCGTCGCTGCCGGCGGTCATCGGCAGGTCGTGGGACTTAGCGAACCGTTCGGCCTGTCGGTTCGCGCGGCCGGTAAGCAGCCGCGAGTTGTAGACCTCGATCGCGTCGCCCTCGGCGAGTTGGTCCCGAGAGATGCGGGCCATCACGCCGTGGCGCGACTCCTGGAAGGGGTGGGGGATCACCGCGAGTCCGCCTTGTTCCCAGATGGCCTCGAGCGTCGATTCGTAGGAGAGGCCGGGCGGCACAGCGTCCTCGAGTCCGAAGCCGAGGATGTGGCCGGCCTTGCTCGAAATCTCCATGGCGGGGATGCCGACCAGTCCGTACTCGGGGGCGCGTTCGGCGGCCTCGAGGCTCGCGTCGATCTCGTCGTGGTCGGTGACGGCGATCGCGTCCAGACCGACGGCCTGGGCCTGTTCGAGGATCAACTCGACCGAGTCTCGGCCGTCGTAGGAGAGCGCGGAGTGAGCGTGGAGTTCAACCGACAGCACGGGTATATCTCGGTAGTTCGTGTGGGCCGATCAAAAACAACTCGGTACATGATAGCTCTGCGAGAACGAAATGAGTGGTGTTCACACGGCTCGGCCGGAACCCCTCGAGACCCTACTCGTCGATGTCGAGTTCGACCAGCTCGAGCGATCGGTCGAGGTGACAGACCTCGTGTGGTGGGTCGCCGAGGATGTTGCGAATGCGGTACTCCTCGTCGAACTCGACGGCGTCGGGTTCGCAGTACTCGTGGCTCGGGCACTCGACGTAGGGACAGGGACCGGAGAGACTCGCTTTGCTGCCGGCGAACGCTCCCTTGGAGGGAATGTTCGCACGAACGGAGACGGGTTCGACCTCGACGGCGCGGACGCCGCCGTCGTGCATGGCGCACTCGAGGGTCTGGGCGTTCTCCCGGACGGACGTGATCTGGTACTTGGTATCGGGCTGGAGGTTGAGACACTGACTGCGATACGGACAGCCGGCGCAGGCGTCGGCCTCGCCGTGGTAGACGAACTCGGTTCCCGGGTCGGCGAGCCGGGTTCCGACGAGCGTAACGGTCGACATACGGATCTCTACTTCGCGACGCCGGTTAAGACTCACGTGTCGACTTGTCGACCAACGGATCGCCGGCCGCCGCGCTCGTCGCGATGGCCGGCTAGGCGAGTCCGCTCTCGGAATCGCCGTCTCCGACCGTGCCCGTCAGCTCGTCCAGTCGATCGAAGTACGCCTCGCGGGGCACCTGATAGAGTCCGCGGTAGTCGACCTCGCCGGCGTCGAACGCTTCGGCGAGGTCGAGCGCACGCTCGAGCGCCTCGCCGCGCGTCTCGAACCGTTCGTTGTCGGCGGAGACGTCCGGCTCGAGATAGAGGGTGACGTACCAGTCGTTGGTCGGACGGCTGGTCGGGTTAGTTCCGGGGCGACGG
Above is a window of Natronorubrum tibetense GA33 DNA encoding:
- a CDS encoding Mrp/NBP35 family ATP-binding protein, whose product is MSITEHELQIKLEGIEDPDIGEDIVSLGLVNDVRIEDETARIDLAFNAPYAPSEMELGNRIREVCDEAGLQADLRAHVGEEHGFDDEVLPRVRNVIAVASGKGGVGKTTVAANIASGLEKRGAMVGLLDADIHGPNIPRILPVESEPGVTPNEDIVPPRSDGVRVISMGMMTEQEDDPAILRGPMVNKFMLKFLEGVEWGRLDYLIIDLPPGTGDATLNLLQSMPVTGAVVVTTPQEMALDDTRKGIQMFNKHDTPVLGVVENMSSFVCPSCGDQHGLFGTEGAKTIVDKYDVPLLGQIPIHPDFGAEGSEGAIVKDDESEVQETVENLVAEVSDRIGETNRRTVADNVEGGPENQLPTELED
- a CDS encoding amphi-Trp domain-containing protein, producing MGEKTNTEEKVSREEAADLVQELAQEIRSGGVAEVRVGNKMLKLSPAPELEYGIEVQERSPMLGGPREEITVTLEWEVEEEP
- a CDS encoding asparagine synthase C-terminal domain-containing protein, giving the protein MMLRGADPDIIRDALESGDPLPGTTGFAGELDGTLVRDVLGRVPVYVDRERDSNTPAADWAFEPTSLENPTLLPAGNALDLTIPDAEPERRWTLPDPEPETNHDAALEQLAAAIETAADDALDTDRDIAVAFSGGVDSALVAELLDAPLYVVGFPDCHDIEAARTAAEAMGRELTVVDLEPADLEGAVPDLARATGRTNAMDIQIALPLYLVGERIAADGFDALAVGQGADELFGGYEKVVRLDHRVEAETTREAVREQIATLSEQLPRDVHAIEATGLEPVAPLLHDTVVDAALRLPDELLADETERKRALRRVAADSLPEEVASREKKAVQYGSLVARELDRLARQAGYKRRIDDHVTKYVRSLLEDDPEPPTAP
- a CDS encoding PHP domain-containing protein, whose amino-acid sequence is MLSVELHAHSALSYDGRDSVELILEQAQAVGLDAIAVTDHDEIDASLEAAERAPEYGLVGIPAMEISSKAGHILGFGLEDAVPPGLSYESTLEAIWEQGGLAVIPHPFQESRHGVMARISRDQLAEGDAIEVYNSRLLTGRANRQAERFAKSHDLPMTAGSDAHISEMVGQAVTRVEADDRSADAILEAVREGKTTVEGKRTPWHISFRQAAGGVTRRVRNGVLGLFQ
- a CDS encoding UPF0179 family protein codes for the protein MSTVTLVGTRLADPGTEFVYHGEADACAGCPYRSQCLNLQPDTKYQITSVRENAQTLECAMHDGGVRAVEVEPVSVRANIPSKGAFAGSKASLSGPCPYVECPSHEYCEPDAVEFDEEYRIRNILGDPPHEVCHLDRSLELVELDIDE
- a CDS encoding DUF5820 family protein; the protein is MTNSETDADPESLRSSLPDAWTVWSQGDDGRLVLAYRPDVFNADDFPAACLPTLYLTHGKRTRRPGTNPTSRPTNDWYVTLYLEPDVSADNERFETRGEALERALDLAEAFDAGEVDYRGLYQVPREAYFDRLDELTGTVGDGDSESGLA